One genomic window of Brevundimonas vesicularis includes the following:
- a CDS encoding TonB-dependent receptor plug domain-containing protein codes for MTKTLLLASTALLFTAGAAFATDASNKPQVAEAPVPTGPTNQAPLADASQRGVLVFTPDFFAAQRPNTALDMVNRVPGFSIDNGSGARGFEGAVGNVLINNNRPASKNDSGSNVLGRTLANQVERIELIRGGAPGIDMQGYSVVVNVILKTTDSRQSILTWNAMLFEGGHDIYGGSYQFTQKKGDRSWGVTLSDGMGSSDSNGVGRSIRRNAAGDVIRDERYENDGWGGGQSIRGNYTGPLFGGKLEGTARYGLNDYENWTELSSPTSLRRSDYAEDGNSGELGLTWTRTLNPRWTLETRLIHEFSSFDSVSGSNETLNGTAAPEQQFKSNGDSSESILRALVRHERSPALTIEAGAEIAYNMLDVSQAFTVGGVDVPLPSASVKVEETRGEAFSKATWRINPKLTLEGGVRLEASTISQSGDADQEKRFFFAKPRLLATWTPMENNQLRFRFERELGQLDFGDFAASAELDDGTVFGGNVDLEPEQRWISELSYERRFWGEGVVSIGYRHDRIIDVIDRLPLPGGLSATGNIGDGTLDQLSLNVVVPLDKVGISGARFTFKNDWNKTSVTDPTTGEDRRISGVRPSQANVGFQQDITSWKTQWGINWLPRLGQATYDPDQTFAWRGADYLEAFVEYKPSPTLSLRAQLNLWDDFTMRRTVYATRNPRTVAFVEDRSIDPRTFVSLRVRKTF; via the coding sequence ATGACAAAGACCCTGCTGCTGGCCAGCACCGCCCTGCTTTTCACCGCCGGCGCCGCATTCGCTACCGACGCCTCCAACAAGCCCCAAGTCGCCGAAGCCCCCGTGCCGACCGGACCGACCAACCAGGCGCCCCTGGCCGACGCCAGCCAGCGCGGCGTGCTGGTCTTCACGCCGGACTTCTTCGCCGCCCAGCGCCCCAATACGGCGCTGGACATGGTCAACCGCGTCCCCGGCTTCTCCATCGACAACGGATCGGGCGCGCGTGGATTTGAAGGGGCGGTCGGCAATGTGCTGATCAACAACAACCGCCCGGCGTCCAAGAACGACTCCGGGTCGAACGTCCTAGGCCGGACCCTGGCCAATCAGGTCGAGCGCATCGAACTGATCCGGGGCGGCGCGCCGGGCATCGACATGCAGGGCTATTCCGTCGTCGTGAACGTCATTCTGAAGACGACCGACAGCCGCCAGTCGATCCTGACCTGGAACGCCATGCTGTTCGAAGGCGGCCATGACATCTATGGCGGCTCCTATCAGTTCACACAGAAGAAGGGCGACCGCAGCTGGGGCGTGACCCTGTCGGACGGCATGGGATCCAGCGATTCCAACGGCGTCGGCCGGTCGATCCGTCGCAACGCCGCCGGCGATGTCATCCGCGACGAGCGTTACGAGAACGACGGCTGGGGCGGCGGTCAGAGCATTCGCGGCAACTACACCGGCCCGTTGTTCGGCGGGAAGCTGGAGGGCACCGCGCGCTATGGTTTGAACGACTATGAGAACTGGACCGAGCTTTCGTCGCCCACCTCCCTGCGCCGCAGCGACTATGCTGAAGACGGAAATTCCGGTGAGCTGGGCCTGACCTGGACCCGTACCCTGAACCCGCGCTGGACCCTGGAGACGCGTCTGATCCACGAGTTCTCTAGCTTTGACAGCGTCTCGGGCAGCAATGAGACCCTGAACGGGACGGCGGCGCCAGAGCAGCAGTTCAAGTCCAACGGCGACTCGTCGGAATCCATCCTGCGCGCCCTGGTGCGTCACGAACGCTCGCCTGCCCTGACGATCGAGGCGGGCGCCGAGATCGCCTACAACATGCTGGACGTGAGCCAGGCCTTCACCGTCGGCGGCGTCGACGTTCCCCTGCCCAGCGCCTCGGTCAAGGTCGAGGAAACGCGGGGCGAGGCCTTCAGCAAGGCCACCTGGCGGATCAATCCGAAACTGACGCTGGAAGGCGGGGTGCGCCTGGAAGCCTCCACCATCAGCCAGTCGGGCGATGCGGACCAGGAAAAGAGGTTCTTCTTCGCCAAGCCGCGCCTGCTGGCGACCTGGACGCCGATGGAGAACAACCAGCTGCGTTTCCGCTTCGAGCGCGAACTGGGTCAGCTGGACTTCGGCGACTTCGCCGCCTCGGCCGAGCTGGACGACGGCACGGTGTTCGGCGGCAACGTGGATCTGGAGCCGGAACAGCGCTGGATTTCCGAACTTTCCTACGAGCGTCGCTTCTGGGGCGAGGGCGTGGTTTCGATCGGCTATCGCCACGACCGCATCATCGACGTGATCGACCGCCTGCCCCTGCCCGGCGGCCTGTCGGCGACCGGCAACATCGGCGACGGGACGCTGGATCAGCTGTCGCTGAACGTGGTGGTGCCGCTGGACAAGGTCGGGATTTCGGGCGCCCGCTTCACCTTCAAGAACGACTGGAACAAAACCAGCGTCACCGACCCCACGACGGGCGAGGACCGTCGCATCTCCGGCGTGCGCCCCAGTCAGGCCAATGTCGGCTTCCAGCAGGACATCACCTCGTGGAAAACCCAGTGGGGGATCAACTGGCTGCCGCGTCTGGGCCAGGCGACTTACGATCCGGACCAGACCTTCGCCTGGCGCGGCGCGGACTATCTGGAGGCCTTCGTCGAATACAAGCCCAGCCCGACCCTGTCGCTGCGCGCCCAACTGAACCTGTGGGACGACTTCACCATGCGCCGTACGGTTTACGCCACACGCAATCCGCGCACGGTGGCCTTCGTCGAAGACCGCTCCATCGACCCGCGCACCTTCGTCTCCCTGCGGGTCCGCAAGACCTTCTGA
- a CDS encoding polysaccharide biosynthesis protein GumN has translation MLSSLRLIVRTASCFPSRGGPSLSDVGRLIWRFRTLTRLPNGRTSADYLSPDLEARVERLTGEGPTRDSMLILSGDLMELGGYSSGGRPVSGLVRQATRANRTPAEPVGIFRGDELIEKVLTTPPERYLDCIEAAATAAEARVEAGAQRAENWRLRRIPAVLDSPLEKAATACSYWSVMAQADDLRRIWNTAVDKALAEDGVTVAIAPLRLLAEPNGVLDRLEAEGLEPIGPDWRPSASAQSAARP, from the coding sequence ATGCTCTCATCTCTGCGGTTGATCGTGCGGACCGCGTCCTGTTTCCCGTCGAGGGGCGGGCCGTCGCTGTCCGACGTGGGCCGTCTGATCTGGCGGTTTCGGACGCTTACCCGGTTGCCGAACGGGCGCACCAGCGCCGACTATCTGTCCCCGGACCTTGAGGCCCGGGTCGAACGCCTGACAGGCGAAGGCCCGACCCGCGACAGCATGCTGATCCTGTCGGGCGATCTGATGGAACTGGGCGGCTACAGCAGTGGAGGGCGTCCGGTGTCCGGCCTGGTCCGTCAGGCGACGCGCGCCAATCGCACGCCCGCTGAGCCCGTCGGCATCTTCAGGGGTGACGAACTGATCGAAAAGGTTCTGACGACGCCGCCTGAACGTTATCTCGACTGCATCGAGGCTGCGGCGACGGCGGCCGAGGCCAGGGTCGAGGCGGGCGCGCAACGTGCTGAGAACTGGCGTCTGCGACGGATTCCGGCGGTGTTGGATTCGCCCTTGGAAAAGGCGGCGACGGCCTGTTCTTACTGGTCTGTTATGGCCCAGGCGGACGATCTGCGTCGGATATGGAATACGGCGGTGGACAAGGCGCTGGCCGAGGACGGGGTCACCGTCGCCATCGCGCCCTTGCGGCTGTTGGCCGAGCCGAACGGCGTACTGGATCGGCTGGAGGCGGAGGGGCTGGAACCGATCGGTCCCGACTGGCGCCCCTCCGCCTCCGCTCAATCTGCCGCTAGGCCTTAG
- the tldD gene encoding metalloprotease TldD, giving the protein MTVHASPPPILDAAGVDTDEALSILKTALAGADDGELFLERSESESLVFDDGRLKSAAYDATEGFGLRVVAGETAGYAHANEISAAALRRAADSAALAKQGHEARVAEGPRATNQKLYGEVDPLASPAFSDKIALLAEIDAWARARDPRVVQVSASLIGERRAIEILRADERAVRDVRPLVRLNVSVTVEQNGKRESASSGAGGRAGFEAWVAPERWQAQVDEALRQALVNLDAVDCPAGEMDVVLGAGWPGVLLHEAIGHGFEGDFHRKGSSVFNGMMGQRVAAPGVTVVDDGSIAGRRGSLSVDDEGTPTSRTVLIEDGIMVGLMHDRLSARQLGVAATGNGRRQSFAHMPMPRMTNTFMEGGKDSKADMIANTKRGLYAANFSGGQVDITNGKFVFQCNEAYLIEDGVITAPVRGATLIGDGATALTKIQMVGDDFAFDPGVGVCGKAGQGVPVGIGQPSLKIGGLTVGGTAV; this is encoded by the coding sequence ATGACCGTTCACGCCTCCCCGCCGCCCATCCTCGACGCCGCCGGCGTCGATACCGATGAAGCCCTGTCGATCCTGAAGACGGCCCTGGCCGGCGCCGACGACGGCGAACTGTTCCTGGAGCGGTCCGAGAGCGAGAGCCTGGTGTTCGACGACGGCCGGCTGAAGTCCGCCGCCTATGACGCCACCGAGGGCTTCGGTCTGCGGGTCGTGGCGGGCGAGACCGCCGGTTACGCCCACGCCAACGAGATCTCGGCCGCCGCCCTGCGCCGCGCCGCCGACAGCGCCGCCCTGGCCAAACAAGGGCATGAGGCCCGGGTCGCCGAAGGGCCCCGCGCCACCAATCAGAAACTGTATGGCGAGGTCGATCCGCTCGCCTCGCCCGCCTTCTCCGACAAGATCGCCTTGCTGGCCGAGATCGACGCCTGGGCGCGCGCCCGCGATCCGCGCGTGGTTCAGGTGTCCGCCTCCCTGATCGGCGAACGTCGCGCCATCGAAATCCTGCGCGCCGACGAGCGGGCGGTGCGCGATGTTCGCCCCCTCGTCCGGCTGAACGTCTCCGTCACCGTCGAACAGAACGGCAAGCGCGAGAGCGCCTCGTCCGGCGCCGGCGGACGGGCCGGCTTCGAGGCCTGGGTCGCGCCCGAACGTTGGCAGGCCCAGGTGGACGAGGCCCTGCGTCAGGCCCTGGTCAATCTGGACGCCGTCGACTGTCCGGCAGGCGAGATGGACGTGGTCCTGGGCGCCGGCTGGCCTGGCGTGCTGCTGCATGAGGCCATCGGCCACGGCTTCGAGGGCGACTTCCACCGTAAGGGATCGTCGGTATTCAACGGCATGATGGGCCAACGGGTCGCCGCGCCCGGCGTCACCGTGGTCGATGACGGCTCCATCGCCGGCCGTCGCGGCTCCCTGTCGGTCGATGACGAGGGCACGCCCACCTCGCGCACCGTGCTGATCGAGGACGGGATCATGGTCGGATTGATGCACGACCGGCTGTCGGCGCGGCAGCTGGGCGTCGCCGCAACCGGCAACGGCCGGCGCCAGTCCTTCGCCCACATGCCGATGCCGCGCATGACCAATACCTTCATGGAGGGCGGCAAGGACTCCAAGGCCGACATGATCGCCAATACGAAGCGCGGCCTCTACGCCGCCAACTTTTCGGGCGGCCAGGTGGACATCACCAACGGCAAGTTCGTGTTCCAGTGCAATGAGGCCTATCTGATCGAGGACGGGGTGATCACCGCACCGGTGCGCGGCGCGACCCTGATCGGCGATGGGGCCACGGCCCTGACCAAGATTCAGATGGTCGGCGACGACTTCGCCTTCGATCCGGGCGTCGGCGTCTGCGGCAAGGCCGGACAGGGCGTGCCCGTCGGCATCGGCCAGCCCAGTTTGAAGATCGGCGGTCTGACGGTCGGCGGTACGGCCGTCTAG
- a CDS encoding ABC transporter permease has protein sequence MTFNGYGVWAIYRFEMARALRTLWQSVVTPVITTALYFVVFGGAIGSRMQQVDGVPYGAFIVPGLIMLSLFTQSIFNASFGIYFPKFTGTIYEILSAPVSSLEIVLAYVGAAATKSAVLGLIILATAAFFVPLQILHPVWMMAFLILISVTFSLFGFIIGVWADGFEQLQMIPMLVVTPLTFLGGAFYSIDMLPDGWRTVTLFNPVVYLISGFRWAFYGQGDVAIGVSVAATLGFFALCLGIVMWMFKTGYRLKN, from the coding sequence ATGACCTTCAACGGATACGGCGTCTGGGCCATCTATCGTTTCGAGATGGCGCGTGCGCTGCGCACCCTGTGGCAGAGCGTGGTCACGCCGGTCATCACCACGGCCCTGTATTTCGTCGTCTTCGGCGGCGCGATCGGCAGCCGGATGCAGCAGGTGGACGGCGTGCCCTACGGCGCCTTCATCGTGCCGGGGCTGATCATGCTCAGCCTGTTCACACAGTCGATCTTCAACGCCTCGTTCGGCATCTACTTCCCCAAGTTCACCGGGACGATCTACGAGATCCTGTCGGCGCCGGTGTCGTCGCTGGAGATCGTGCTGGCCTATGTCGGCGCGGCGGCGACCAAGTCGGCGGTGCTGGGGCTAATCATCCTGGCGACGGCGGCCTTCTTCGTGCCGCTGCAGATCCTGCATCCGGTCTGGATGATGGCCTTTTTAATCCTGATTTCGGTGACCTTCAGCCTGTTCGGCTTCATTATCGGCGTCTGGGCCGACGGCTTCGAGCAACTTCAGATGATCCCGATGCTGGTCGTGACGCCCCTGACCTTCCTGGGCGGCGCCTTCTATTCCATCGACATGCTGCCGGACGGCTGGCGCACGGTGACCTTGTTCAACCCGGTGGTCTATCTGATCTCGGGCTTCCGCTGGGCCTTTTATGGTCAGGGGGATGTGGCCATCGGCGTCAGCGTCGCCGCCACCCTGGGCTTCTTCGCCCTCTGCCTCGGCATCGTCATGTGGATGTTCAAGACCGGCTACCGGCTCAAGAACTGA
- a CDS encoding ABC transporter ATP-binding protein: MPVIEIDDLTKTYKSGHQALKRIDLTIDKGEIFALLGPNGAGKTTLISIVCGIVTPTTGTVVADGHDIQSDFRAARTKIGLVPQELTTDAFETVLATVTFSRGLFGKAPNPAFIEGVLKDLSLWDKRDAKIMTLSGGMKRRVMIAKALSHEPDILFLDEPTAGVDVELRRDMWAMVRKLRERGVTIILTTHYIEEAEEMADRVGVILKGELILVEEKSALMKKLGKKTLTLNLIEPLGALPTELSGWDLTLKNEGGELEYSFDANADDTGVPSLIRRLEALNIGFKDLNTRQSSLEDIFVSLVHQNGAAA; the protein is encoded by the coding sequence ATGCCCGTAATCGAGATCGACGACCTGACCAAGACCTACAAGTCGGGGCATCAGGCGCTGAAGCGCATCGACCTGACGATCGACAAGGGCGAGATTTTCGCTCTGCTTGGCCCGAACGGCGCGGGCAAGACCACGCTGATCTCCATCGTCTGCGGCATCGTTACGCCGACGACCGGAACCGTGGTCGCCGACGGCCATGACATCCAATCCGACTTCCGCGCCGCCCGCACTAAGATCGGTCTGGTGCCGCAGGAGCTGACCACCGACGCCTTCGAGACCGTGTTGGCCACCGTCACCTTCAGTCGGGGCCTGTTCGGCAAGGCGCCGAACCCCGCCTTCATCGAAGGCGTGCTGAAGGACCTGTCGCTTTGGGACAAGCGCGACGCCAAGATCATGACCCTGTCGGGCGGGATGAAGCGGCGGGTGATGATCGCCAAGGCCCTGAGCCACGAGCCGGACATCCTGTTCCTGGACGAGCCGACCGCCGGGGTCGATGTCGAGCTGCGCCGCGACATGTGGGCCATGGTCAGAAAGCTGCGTGAGCGCGGCGTCACCATCATCCTGACGACCCATTACATCGAGGAGGCCGAGGAGATGGCCGACCGGGTGGGCGTGATCCTGAAGGGCGAGCTGATCTTGGTCGAGGAGAAGTCGGCCCTGATGAAGAAGCTGGGCAAGAAGACCCTGACGCTGAACCTGATCGAGCCGTTGGGCGCCCTGCCCACCGAACTGTCCGGCTGGGACCTGACGCTGAAGAACGAGGGCGGCGAGCTGGAATACAGTTTCGACGCCAACGCCGACGACACGGGCGTGCCGTCGCTCATCCGCCGGCTTGAGGCGCTGAACATCGGCTTCAAGGACTTGAACACCCGCCAGAGCTCGCTGGAAGACATCTTCGTCAGCCTGGTCCACCAGAACGGAGCCGCGGCATGA
- the ccmI gene encoding c-type cytochrome biogenesis protein CcmI: MIVFWIMTGLAAALAALLVLTGARRGADPAAGVETQAGSREIEELDRLKARGLLDEAAYAGARAEAGRRLLAVSATTTPVAGARDRFWVLGGIGVTVAAALGLYVFTGSPGLPDQAYERRVDDWAANLDRLEPAQLAAVTARVVQERPKDRQALAMLGAARFAAGDPLGAASAFRRLIALDPRDAQAWARLGESLVVANDNQIGGDAEAAFREALKLDSDQLGARFFLGEAALRRGEAVEARTLWTPLIAALDPGDPRRLDLERRLPKDGAQ; this comes from the coding sequence ATGATCGTCTTCTGGATAATGACGGGACTGGCGGCGGCCCTGGCCGCCCTGTTGGTGCTGACCGGCGCGCGACGCGGCGCCGATCCGGCGGCCGGCGTCGAAACCCAGGCCGGCTCGCGCGAAATCGAGGAACTGGATCGGCTGAAGGCGCGCGGCCTGCTTGACGAGGCGGCGTATGCGGGGGCGCGCGCCGAGGCGGGGCGGCGGCTTCTCGCCGTTTCGGCGACCACAACCCCGGTGGCCGGCGCTCGCGATCGGTTCTGGGTGCTGGGCGGGATCGGCGTGACGGTCGCGGCCGCTCTCGGCCTCTATGTTTTCACCGGCTCGCCCGGCCTGCCGGATCAGGCCTATGAGCGGCGTGTCGACGATTGGGCCGCCAATCTGGATCGGCTGGAGCCGGCGCAACTGGCGGCGGTGACCGCGCGGGTCGTTCAGGAACGGCCAAAGGATCGGCAGGCGCTGGCCATGCTGGGCGCGGCCCGCTTCGCCGCCGGCGATCCGCTGGGCGCCGCCTCCGCCTTTCGCCGCCTGATCGCCCTGGACCCCCGCGACGCGCAGGCCTGGGCGCGGCTGGGCGAAAGCCTTGTTGTCGCCAACGACAACCAGATCGGCGGCGATGCCGAGGCCGCCTTCCGCGAGGCCTTGAAACTGGACTCCGACCAACTCGGCGCGCGCTTCTTCCTGGGCGAGGCGGCGCTGCGGCGCGGCGAGGCCGTCGAGGCCCGCACCCTGTGGACGCCTCTGATCGCCGCGCTCGACCCGGGCGATCCGCGCCGTCTGGATCTGGAACGCCGACTGCCGAAGGACGGCGCGCAATGA
- the ccmE gene encoding cytochrome c maturation protein CcmE codes for MSWLPKSPKARRRLWVVAAVAPILALAVGLSLWAMQDSVTFFYSPSEATADKAPEGRNIRLGGLVEAGSVQKTGDGVVAFVVTDNAATTRVVYHGDLPDLFREGQGIVAQGAFGADRTFHASQVLAKHDENYMPREVADRLKEKGEWRPETAPAVTKSVPL; via the coding sequence ATGAGCTGGCTGCCCAAATCGCCGAAGGCGCGTCGCCGCCTGTGGGTCGTCGCCGCCGTGGCGCCGATCCTGGCGCTGGCGGTCGGCCTGTCGTTATGGGCGATGCAGGACAGCGTGACCTTCTTCTATTCGCCGTCCGAGGCCACCGCCGACAAGGCGCCGGAGGGCCGCAACATCCGCCTGGGTGGTCTGGTTGAGGCCGGCAGCGTGCAAAAGACCGGCGACGGCGTGGTCGCCTTCGTCGTCACCGACAATGCCGCCACGACTCGCGTCGTTTATCACGGCGACCTGCCCGACCTGTTCCGCGAAGGGCAGGGGATTGTGGCGCAAGGCGCCTTCGGCGCCGACCGCACCTTCCACGCCAGCCAGGTCCTGGCCAAGCACGACGAGAACTACATGCCGCGCGAGGTCGCCGACCGTCTGAAGGAAAAGGGCGAGTGGCGGCCTGAGACGGCGCCGGCCGTGACCAAGTCCGTCCCCCTATGA
- a CDS encoding heme lyase CcmF/NrfE family subunit: MIAELGAFALALALALSILQTGLSAAGRARRSPVLAGAAQGAALAAAAAVALSFAALIYAFVVSDFSVSNVAANSHTDKPMLYKVAGAWGSHEGSLLLWCLVLTVFGGALARARGLPFGLKASAVAVQGALGSLFLAFAVFTSSPFTRLDPAPFQGASLNPLLQDPALAVHPPLLYAGYVGFSVCFSLAVAALIEGRAQTAFWPAWGRWVRPWALASWAFLTVGITLGSFWAYYELGWGGWWFWDPVENASFMPWLAGAALLHSAVVTERRGALAGWTVFLALLAFTFSMLGAFLVRSGVLTSVHAFAVDPQRGLMLLAILGITAGAAFALFAWRAPQLKGGGLFAPVSREGALVLNNLFLTAAAATVLLGTLYPLILEAASGATISVGPPYFAATFTPLMMVAFLILPAGPLLAWKRGDLPGAMQRLAVAAGLAIVGALAAYALWEPKKAFAAAGIGLGLWLILGSLSEVAERARLFRASMAETVRRLKGLPLGAWGMTLAHLGLGVFILGAVVETGFKAEAARAVSLGQSVAAGPWTVTLDDVRVVEGPNYLAEQGRLTVRATNDQGRASTVTAERRFFPAGGQTTTEVGLDFRGLDDVYVVIGERAGSPEQAAWVVRLYWNPWARLIFMGPMIMALGGVLSLLDRRLRLGIGARRRKTA, encoded by the coding sequence ATGATCGCCGAGCTTGGGGCCTTCGCCCTGGCGCTGGCGCTGGCGCTGTCGATCCTGCAGACGGGGCTTTCGGCGGCCGGACGCGCGCGTCGCAGCCCGGTCTTGGCCGGGGCCGCCCAGGGCGCGGCTTTGGCGGCGGCGGCGGCGGTCGCGCTCAGTTTCGCAGCCCTGATCTACGCCTTCGTGGTGTCGGACTTTTCGGTCTCCAACGTCGCGGCCAACAGCCACACCGACAAGCCGATGCTCTACAAGGTCGCCGGCGCCTGGGGCAGCCACGAGGGGTCGCTTCTGCTGTGGTGTCTGGTGCTGACCGTCTTCGGCGGGGCGCTGGCGCGGGCGCGCGGCCTGCCGTTCGGGCTGAAGGCCTCGGCCGTGGCGGTGCAGGGCGCGCTGGGGTCGCTGTTCCTGGCCTTCGCCGTCTTCACCTCCAGCCCCTTCACCCGCCTGGACCCCGCGCCGTTCCAGGGCGCGTCGCTGAACCCGCTGTTGCAGGACCCGGCGTTGGCCGTGCATCCGCCGCTGCTCTACGCCGGCTATGTCGGGTTCTCGGTCTGCTTCTCCCTGGCCGTCGCGGCCCTGATCGAGGGCCGGGCGCAGACCGCCTTCTGGCCTGCCTGGGGGCGCTGGGTCCGGCCCTGGGCGCTGGCCAGTTGGGCCTTCCTGACCGTCGGCATCACCCTAGGGTCGTTCTGGGCCTATTATGAGCTGGGCTGGGGCGGCTGGTGGTTCTGGGACCCAGTCGAGAACGCCTCATTCATGCCCTGGCTGGCGGGCGCGGCCCTGTTGCACAGCGCGGTCGTGACCGAGCGGCGCGGCGCGCTGGCCGGCTGGACCGTGTTTCTGGCCCTGCTGGCCTTCACCTTCTCCATGCTGGGCGCCTTCTTGGTGCGCTCAGGCGTCCTGACATCCGTCCATGCCTTCGCCGTCGATCCCCAGCGCGGGCTGATGCTGCTGGCTATCCTCGGGATCACGGCCGGCGCCGCCTTCGCCCTGTTCGCCTGGCGCGCGCCCCAACTGAAGGGCGGGGGCCTGTTCGCGCCGGTCAGCCGCGAGGGGGCGCTGGTCTTGAACAATCTGTTCCTGACGGCGGCGGCCGCGACCGTCTTGCTGGGCACCCTCTATCCGCTGATTTTGGAAGCGGCGTCCGGCGCGACCATCTCGGTCGGCCCGCCCTATTTCGCCGCCACCTTTACCCCGCTGATGATGGTCGCCTTCCTGATCCTGCCGGCCGGTCCGCTGCTGGCCTGGAAGCGCGGCGACCTGCCCGGCGCGATGCAGCGCCTGGCCGTCGCGGCGGGTCTGGCGATCGTCGGCGCGCTGGCGGCCTACGCCCTGTGGGAGCCCAAGAAGGCGTTCGCCGCCGCCGGGATCGGCCTGGGCCTGTGGCTGATCCTGGGATCGCTGTCGGAAGTCGCCGAGCGCGCCCGCCTGTTCCGCGCCTCGATGGCCGAGACGGTTCGCCGACTGAAAGGGCTGCCGCTGGGCGCCTGGGGTATGACTCTGGCGCATCTTGGTCTGGGCGTCTTCATCCTGGGGGCGGTGGTCGAGACCGGTTTCAAGGCCGAGGCCGCCCGTGCCGTCTCACTGGGCCAGAGCGTTGCCGCCGGCCCCTGGACGGTGACCCTGGACGATGTCCGCGTCGTCGAGGGGCCGAACTATCTGGCCGAGCAGGGCCGACTGACCGTGCGGGCCACGAACGATCAGGGCCGCGCCAGTACCGTCACGGCCGAGCGCCGCTTCTTCCCCGCGGGCGGTCAGACCACCACCGAGGTCGGGCTGGATTTCCGGGGCCTGGACGACGTCTATGTCGTGATCGGCGAACGCGCGGGCAGTCCCGAACAGGCGGCCTGGGTCGTGCGTCTGTACTGGAACCCCTGGGCGCGACTGATCTTCATGGGGCCGATGATCATGGCGCTGGGCGGGGTGTTGTCGCTGCTGGATCGTCGTCTAAGGCTCGGGATCGGCGCGCGCCGGCGCAAGACCGCATGA
- a CDS encoding cytochrome c-type biogenesis protein — MKRLLVLMAAPVLALMLTAAEPPAAPDRPLPDATQEARAQDLFKDVRCVVCQHEAIADSPAGVAGDMRRLIREEIAAGASDQAVRDDLVRRFGDYVLFTPPVRAGTWLLWFGPFALLLLAAAVLALRAHRRPVEAVPLTPEEERRLDEVLRNEKLRRDPDATSPHDGR, encoded by the coding sequence ATGAAGCGCTTGCTAGTCCTGATGGCCGCGCCGGTGCTGGCGCTGATGCTGACGGCGGCCGAGCCGCCCGCCGCACCCGACCGCCCGTTGCCCGATGCGACCCAGGAGGCCCGCGCCCAGGACCTGTTCAAGGATGTGCGCTGCGTCGTCTGCCAGCACGAGGCCATCGCCGACAGCCCGGCCGGCGTCGCCGGCGACATGCGCCGCCTGATCCGCGAGGAGATCGCGGCCGGCGCGTCGGATCAGGCCGTGCGCGACGATCTGGTGCGGCGCTTCGGCGACTATGTGCTGTTCACCCCGCCGGTCCGGGCGGGGACCTGGCTGCTGTGGTTCGGCCCGTTCGCCCTGTTGCTGCTCGCCGCCGCCGTTCTGGCCCTGCGCGCCCACCGTCGTCCGGTTGAGGCCGTCCCCCTGACGCCCGAAGAAGAACGCCGGCTGGACGAAGTTCTACGAAATGAGAAGCTTCGCCGCGATCCTGACGCAACCTCGCCTCACGACGGGCGCTAG